In Chryseobacterium camelliae, one DNA window encodes the following:
- a CDS encoding MBL fold metallo-hydrolase, with amino-acid sequence MKLKFLGTGTSQGVPVIGCTCEVCTSGNPKDQRFRASVMVTTEERRKILIDCGPDFRQQMLLNHESSIDIALITHEHNDHVIGLDDMRPLIFRSGKDMPLYCHPRVGQEIKKRFAYAFTDVRYPGAPAFELHEIDHQPFTVLDTLITPIQVMHYKLSIFGYKFKNLAYITDGSFISDTEKEKLKNLDVLILNCIRKFDPHPAHFILPDVIELFEELKPKKLYLTHISHHFGLYDVEEPLLPEGIHLAYDGLELDF; translated from the coding sequence ATGAAGTTGAAATTTTTAGGAACCGGTACTTCGCAGGGCGTACCCGTTATCGGCTGTACATGTGAGGTGTGCACCTCCGGAAATCCCAAAGACCAGCGATTCCGTGCCTCTGTGATGGTGACTACGGAAGAACGCCGCAAAATACTGATTGACTGCGGGCCGGACTTCCGCCAGCAGATGCTTCTGAACCATGAATCCAGTATAGACATCGCCCTCATTACCCATGAACATAACGACCACGTGATTGGTCTTGATGATATGCGTCCCCTGATTTTCAGGAGCGGGAAAGATATGCCGCTGTACTGCCATCCACGGGTCGGGCAGGAAATTAAAAAGCGTTTTGCCTACGCCTTTACAGATGTCCGGTATCCCGGCGCCCCGGCTTTTGAGCTCCATGAAATCGATCATCAGCCTTTTACCGTTTTGGATACGCTCATCACCCCTATTCAGGTGATGCACTATAAACTCAGCATCTTCGGTTACAAATTCAAAAATCTCGCGTATATTACCGACGGCAGCTTTATCTCCGATACCGAGAAGGAAAAACTGAAAAACCTGGATGTTCTGATCCTGAACTGCATCCGGAAATTCGATCCGCATCCTGCCCATTTCATCCTGCCGGATGTTATTGAGCTCTTTGAAGAACTCAAGCCCAAAAAGTTGTATTTAACCCATATCAGCCATCACTTCGGACTTTATGATGTGGAAGAACCCCTTCTCCCGGAAGGCATCCACCTTGCCTACGACGGACTGGAACTGGATTTTTAA
- a CDS encoding GAF domain-containing protein: MLELKKRLSSILESPKHNTEEKLQKVCHLLDQEISYFNWTGFYFKNGDKNELILGPYVGAPTDHTIIPYGKGICGQVAVSNETFIVPDVHQQDNYLSCSIDTKAEIVVPIFKNGENIGQIDIDSHTLDPFTKEDLEMLEWLCHEVSKIL, encoded by the coding sequence ATGTTAGAACTAAAAAAAAGGCTTTCCTCCATCCTTGAAAGTCCTAAACACAATACTGAAGAAAAGCTTCAGAAAGTCTGCCACCTGCTGGACCAGGAAATCTCCTATTTCAACTGGACCGGATTCTACTTTAAAAACGGAGATAAAAATGAACTGATCCTGGGCCCTTATGTGGGTGCACCAACCGACCATACCATTATTCCTTACGGAAAGGGAATCTGCGGGCAGGTAGCTGTTTCCAATGAAACTTTTATCGTGCCGGACGTTCACCAGCAGGATAACTACCTGAGCTGTTCCATCGACACTAAAGCGGAAATTGTAGTCCCGATCTTCAAAAATGGCGAGAACATCGGCCAGATCGATATTGATTCCCATACCCTGGATCCTTTCACCAAAGAAGACCTGGAAATGCTGGAATGGCTGTGCCACGAGGTTTCAAAAATTTTATAA
- a CDS encoding ABC transporter substrate-binding protein codes for MNVISLVPSITEALFDLGLTEHHITGRTKFCIHPEDRIKNIPVIGGTKNLNLEKIRNLRPDLIIANKEENTKEQVETLMKEFKVVVTHVETVEDNYYLLKTLGTLFDCEEKAQQFNLKIYEVLESAKIHTPLKAAYLIWKNPYMTIGSDTFIHHILKEIGFENSFRDRTRYPEITVKDLADTDIIMLSSEPFPFREQHIEELKAVYPEKKIMIVDGEAFSWYGTHIAKCAPYFKELIDEVELFAK; via the coding sequence ATGAATGTTATTTCGCTCGTGCCTTCGATTACTGAGGCTTTATTTGATTTAGGTTTAACAGAACACCACATCACAGGAAGAACAAAATTCTGTATCCATCCTGAAGATCGGATCAAAAACATCCCTGTTATAGGCGGAACCAAAAACCTCAACCTGGAAAAGATCAGGAACCTGCGGCCAGACCTTATTATAGCGAATAAAGAAGAAAATACCAAAGAACAGGTAGAAACCCTGATGAAGGAATTTAAAGTGGTTGTTACCCATGTAGAAACGGTAGAAGACAATTATTACCTTCTTAAAACATTAGGAACCCTTTTCGACTGTGAGGAAAAAGCCCAGCAGTTCAATCTGAAAATTTACGAAGTGCTGGAAAGCGCCAAGATCCATACTCCGTTAAAAGCAGCCTACCTGATCTGGAAAAACCCTTATATGACCATCGGATCAGATACCTTCATCCATCATATCCTGAAGGAAATCGGATTTGAAAATAGTTTCAGGGACAGGACACGCTATCCGGAAATCACGGTAAAAGACCTAGCTGATACGGATATCATCATGTTATCCTCTGAACCTTTCCCATTCAGGGAACAACATATAGAAGAACTGAAAGCCGTTTATCCTGAGAAAAAAATCATGATTGTGGACGGAGAGGCATTTTCCTGGTACGGAACGCATATTGCGAAATGTGCACCGTATTTCAAGGAGCTGATTGATGAAGTGGAGCTGTTCGCTAAATAA
- the mgtE gene encoding magnesium transporter has translation MNSGDEIIFNPADIAETLSNLPADERLLAFLKVSKQYKAEVFSHLDPDFQEETIRSIGSDEVSEILNAMTPDDRTALFEDFPDELIKYSINHLNPQERRIALKLLGYNSDSIARLMTPYYIQIRKEWTVKKCLQQIKKVGRKVETMNYLYVVDERNRLIDDIAIGTLLLAEEDTLVSEITDNHFVAITTTTTKEDAVTYFEKYDRGALPIITENGVLVGIVTIDDILDQIEQQNTEDIQKFGGLEALDLPYTHTSWTEMIRKRATWLIILFISEMLTASAMGYFDKEIEKAVVLALFVPLIISSGGNSGSQAATLIIRAMALQEITLKDWWYVMKKEIISGLCLGTILGIIGFIRIMVWQKLGLFDYGTYWVYVGLSVSVSLIAIVLWGTLSGSMIPFVLKKLKLDPATSSAPFVATLVDVTGLIIYFTVAGLFLTGKLL, from the coding sequence TTGAACTCCGGAGACGAAATCATATTTAATCCTGCCGATATTGCCGAAACGCTCAGCAACCTTCCTGCTGACGAAAGGCTGTTGGCATTCCTCAAGGTTTCAAAGCAATACAAGGCAGAAGTTTTCTCCCACCTGGATCCTGACTTCCAGGAGGAAACCATCCGGAGCATCGGAAGCGATGAAGTCTCAGAGATCCTCAATGCCATGACCCCGGATGACCGTACAGCCCTGTTTGAAGACTTTCCGGATGAACTGATCAAGTATTCCATCAATCACCTGAATCCCCAGGAAAGAAGGATTGCCCTGAAACTTTTAGGCTATAATTCGGATTCCATTGCCCGTCTGATGACACCTTATTACATTCAGATCCGCAAGGAATGGACCGTTAAGAAGTGCCTCCAGCAAATAAAAAAGGTAGGAAGGAAAGTGGAAACCATGAACTACCTGTATGTAGTGGATGAAAGAAACCGCCTTATTGATGATATCGCTATCGGAACACTGCTGCTTGCTGAAGAAGATACTCTGGTTTCCGAAATTACGGATAACCATTTTGTAGCCATCACCACAACCACCACAAAGGAGGATGCCGTTACCTACTTTGAGAAATACGACCGCGGTGCCCTGCCCATTATTACGGAAAACGGAGTCCTGGTAGGCATCGTAACCATTGATGACATCCTGGACCAGATCGAGCAGCAGAATACGGAAGACATCCAGAAGTTCGGGGGATTGGAAGCGCTTGATCTTCCCTATACACATACCTCATGGACAGAAATGATCCGTAAAAGAGCCACCTGGCTGATCATCCTGTTCATCTCGGAAATGCTTACCGCCTCCGCAATGGGATATTTTGATAAAGAAATTGAAAAAGCTGTAGTTCTTGCCCTGTTTGTACCGCTGATCATTTCAAGCGGCGGAAATTCGGGATCGCAGGCAGCTACACTGATCATCCGTGCGATGGCCCTTCAGGAAATCACCCTGAAAGACTGGTGGTACGTCATGAAAAAAGAAATCATTTCCGGGCTGTGCCTGGGAACTATACTCGGGATCATCGGCTTTATCCGCATCATGGTCTGGCAGAAACTAGGGCTGTTCGATTACGGTACGTACTGGGTATATGTGGGACTCAGCGTTTCTGTTTCACTCATCGCTATTGTACTCTGGGGAACGCTTTCCGGTTCCATGATTCCTTTTGTGCTTAAAAAACTCAAACTGGACCCTGCCACTTCTTCCGCTCCTTTTGTAGCCACCCTTGTGGACGTAACGGGACTAATCATCTATTTTACGGTTGCCGGACTTTTCTTAACAGGAAAACTTTTGTAA
- a CDS encoding bacteriocin-like protein, with protein sequence MLPEGIYLLPILCSIIKNKLKTNPMKNLKKITRETLKIINGGDRNNRCRDIHNNPCTTGWCCNGTCYPYACIEP encoded by the coding sequence ATGCTGCCAGAGGGTATCTACCTTTTACCTATACTTTGCAGTATAATTAAAAACAAACTCAAAACAAATCCAATGAAAAATTTAAAAAAAATTACACGGGAAACATTGAAGATCATTAATGGCGGAGACCGCAATAATAGATGTCGAGACATCCACAACAATCCCTGCACTACAGGATGGTGCTGCAATGGGACATGCTATCCGTACGCTTGTATAGAACCTTGA
- a CDS encoding bacteriocin-like protein — protein sequence MKNLKKLTREAQKTINGGARNKCIDHSDCVVGWCCNRMCVAQACLEA from the coding sequence ATGAAAAATTTAAAGAAACTAACCCGGGAAGCACAGAAAACCATTAACGGAGGAGCCCGCAACAAATGCATCGACCATTCAGACTGTGTTGTAGGATGGTGCTGTAACAGGATGTGCGTAGCACAGGCATGTTTAGAAGCCTGA
- a CDS encoding bacteriocin-like protein → MKNLKKLNRAEQKAIKGSGLQRCTENYQCPGGSCCQRVCVVYSCPEV, encoded by the coding sequence ATGAAAAATTTAAAAAAGCTCAACAGAGCGGAGCAGAAAGCCATTAAAGGCAGCGGCCTCCAAAGATGTACCGAAAATTATCAATGTCCTGGCGGTTCCTGCTGCCAACGGGTATGTGTCGTTTATTCTTGTCCCGAAGTGTAA
- a CDS encoding pyruvate decarboxylase: MRKIIFFTALTSFLIIGTAYAKAQKSTDDKIRKVLYFNPEVEPDIEEIKEPTNYAFFNAVSENLSGYHRNKMLKTETQIPFDSIDKQTISDYCMNNDADFAVVPKVKYFKVGLGKYVFSNQVVVSMKLYDAEGNFITESDYDTYRKNMRLLGSAENSIKIGTNGAIKDILKSLKKIKPSEETGF; this comes from the coding sequence ATGAGAAAAATTATATTCTTTACAGCCCTTACCTCTTTCCTTATCATCGGTACCGCTTATGCAAAAGCACAGAAAAGCACAGATGATAAAATCAGAAAAGTACTGTATTTCAATCCTGAAGTGGAACCTGATATTGAAGAGATTAAAGAACCTACCAACTATGCGTTCTTTAATGCGGTATCGGAAAACCTCAGCGGGTACCACAGGAATAAAATGCTCAAAACAGAAACCCAGATCCCTTTTGATAGTATAGACAAGCAGACAATCTCCGATTACTGCATGAATAATGATGCCGATTTTGCCGTAGTTCCCAAAGTAAAATACTTCAAAGTAGGCCTCGGCAAATATGTCTTTTCCAACCAGGTTGTGGTCAGCATGAAACTGTATGACGCTGAAGGCAATTTCATCACCGAAAGCGATTATGATACCTACCGTAAAAATATGCGCCTGCTCGGATCTGCTGAAAATTCAATTAAAATCGGTACCAATGGTGCTATTAAGGACATTCTTAAAAGCCTTAAAAAAATCAAGCCTTCAGAAGAAACGGGATTTTAA
- the rpsO gene encoding 30S ribosomal protein S15, protein MYLTTEKKQEIFAKHGKSAQDTGSAEGQIALFTFRINHLSQHLKANRHDFNTERSLVKLVGKRKRLLDYLKNKDIERYRAIIAELGLRK, encoded by the coding sequence ATGTACTTAACAACAGAAAAAAAGCAGGAAATTTTCGCTAAGCACGGAAAATCTGCACAGGACACCGGAAGTGCTGAAGGGCAAATTGCACTTTTCACTTTCAGAATCAATCACTTATCTCAGCACCTTAAAGCTAACCGTCATGACTTCAATACAGAAAGATCTTTGGTGAAGCTGGTAGGTAAAAGAAAAAGATTACTGGATTATCTTAAAAACAAAGATATCGAAAGATACAGAGCGATCATCGCTGAATTAGGTTTAAGAAAATAA